GCGGTAAAGCTATTGAGGTGTTTTTAATCACATCAGGATTGGTAAAGATTTCGTATGGTTCACCTGATGTTAAAATCTTACCATCATTTAATAAGATAATTTCATCAGCAATCTCTAAAACTTTTTCCATCTGGTGAGTAATGACGATTACGGTCTTATTTTCTTTTTTGGATTCTAAGATTAAATCAACCATTTCAGCTTCACCCTTAGGATCTAATCCAGCTGTTGGTTCGTCAAAAATGATGATTTCAGATTGGATGGCTAAAATTCCAGCAATCGCAACACGGCGTTTTTGACCACCTGATAATTCAAAAGGACTGACATCTAAATAAGAAGAATCTAGTCCCATTTTATTAAGATAAAATTTTGCTAACTTTGCAGCTTCTTCTTTATTAACACCAAGAGCAACAGGACCAAACATGATGTCTTTTTGGATCGTGTCTTTAAACAATTGGTATTCAGGAAACTGAAAGACCATGGAAATAATTTTTCTTAAGCGTTTAAAGTTTTTAATCTTCTTGGTTGAAGAAGAAATAACAATATCATTGTTATTCTTAAAATCACGGATTGATAAATTTCCGTATTTAGAAACTAACAAACCATTAAAGTGGGTTACTAATGTTGATTTACCACTACCTGAGTTACCAATAATGCAATAAA
The Mycoplasma sp. E35C DNA segment above includes these coding regions:
- a CDS encoding ATP-binding cassette domain-containing protein, with the translated sequence MFKSWSKRLKHNITPLVDNQVLRAQGLKCVFDENSPEEFWALKGIDCTFEKNKIYCIIGNSGSGKSTLVTHFNGLLVSKYGNLSIRDFKNNNDIVISSSTKKIKNFKRLRKIISMVFQFPEYQLFKDTIQKDIMFGPVALGVNKEEAAKLAKFYLNKMGLDSSYLDVSPFELSGGQKRRVAIAGILAIQSEIIIFDEPTAGLDPKGEAEMVDLILESKKENKTVIVITHQMEKVLEIADEIILLNDGKILTSGEPYEIFTNPDVIKNTSIALPQVIQVINDLSLKNPIFKKLYDYKPRNIKELANAINTVIKEHEKRN